cgtttttaaaatcgaTCAGCTGTACCTTTACAAAAGCCAAGTCGTACCGATATCACTTTGTAGATGATTCAGTCGAATGTTGGCGTGTCGATGAGCaacgtttttttaattcgcgCTGTGCTAATAATGGGAATAATCgggttttcttttgtttcaaatactAGTGAGTTACGCTGTTAGTATATCTATGACTTAACGAATGAAAATGGGCGGTGTTCAATTGTCATTTTGTGAGTGACAAAATATGTTGCTGACGTGATTTTGGCTCACGCTTTTTATGCTATGGGGTGAGTTCAAATTGTTTCTTGTAGTTCACAGTTAAGTTTTGTCAAGTCAATGAAAACGATGCAATtagaattttagtttaaagtcgaaattattttcagttttggcttttttttaaggtacctagaccatttttgaatgtgGTTGAAGAGTGATATCGCAACATGAactgtttcgaaaattttaaatagtttttgtttgTGTTTCAGGTCTTAACTGTGCCAGCCTCTGATTTTAATCGAAATGAATTCGAAACTATGACCATTTGGAAggttttttcacaaattaatattgaacttttttcagcaagaaaaataatttttatcagaAATTAATATCggggttttttcaaaaaattaatattgaatttagaTATGTTACGTTTGGTGTATCGAAATCAAACAGATTTTATTCCGTGTGTTGTATTACTCGTTGTTACGCAAAACGTTTAACTCTGTATGAAGTTTAAGAAAAAGTCTAGTTTCtctcttttattaaaattattgtaccATTAAAACATCTCTAGCAGTATCCTTCACAATCCAACACCGCATAACAGTATTCTAGGAGAAAGGCGGAGGGTGCAATAAcactcaaaatcaattttattcacAAAGCAATAATCTAAAATGGTTAGAAAACTTCTATTCGTACCTTATTATTTAGCGGTCCAACAACTTAAACTCTTCCCTTTAACCGCCTCCACGTGAGAAAAAGCACAAGTTcccatatttttgcaaaacagTCCGTATTTGCAAGGCTTGGGGTGATAAAACTGACAACTCAAGCTAGTACAATTGGGGTAGAATTTGCAGGTTTGTCCCACTGAtgatatcaaaattttgggacctaaaagttaaaagtttaagaaaaaaatttataatgtatGCAAATTAACTTGCCAGAAATGGCAGATTTGGAAACGTGATTATAAACGCAATCCCTTTTAGTGCAGGAAGGGCCGAATTTACAGTTTGGGTGCAAAAACAGACATTTGTCTCCGTAACTACACTGCGGAAACATCTGACAATTTTCCGCGGGATgcacaaattcacatttaTCGCCGTGCCTACACGTAGGCCAATATTTACATCTAAAaaacaacacatttttaaaacaaaatttagttaaaactTGCAATCTAATCATAATCTATACGTTTGAgacttattattaatttttctttttactcaTAAGTAAATATTGTTGGATTGGTAGAATTGCATTTCCTcagttaaaaatgaattttacattCATCCTTAATTAACGGCCCGGGCGAAAAccttttttaacgttttgatagaaaaaagttattagaaGAAGTAGAAGTAGAAGAgtagaaaaacgaaaatttacaGTTAACTGAAATGGATGGAAGGTAAACATATAAAATCTGTGAATCTTTTTATTGGTTGGGTTTTCCAAGTTTTGCACTTAATGCCATTATTAGGTTAGGTTTTAATATCCAGCTTAGTATGTGTATGTCTTGATAGGCTAAACTCGAGTAATACATCCAATAGaaagatttttaagatttagtCTTTGAGGTTTAACTTAACTTTTTTGagtctctttaaaaaaaaattactatttttacaatttttaacaaaaatcgaGCCtacttataataaaatttccaaaaactgataaagtacctttctttgtttttaatagaCAGAGGTGCTCGTACAATGGGTAATTTATCAGGAATATCTCGTCTAGAGCTTGCTTTTTTCGACCCCGTCCTTTCTACTTTATCGAAAATTATCGGAGACGGGCCGCGTTTTTTTGCATCATTGTCGtgtctaaaatttaaattagcaaTAGTCCATTACGGAGTTATAAATACTGTACCTGGATGTGCTTGGCAATGCTCTTTGAAATCCTAGTTTGTCGGCGCCATCTAacgtaataataaattgttgtttttcttcGCGCGTAACTCCCTCAGAACTGTTCTCTTTCGCTTCTGTCTCGTTTTTACTATTGCCCTTTGAGGAGGGTACGTAATTAGGAACGTCTCTAAAAATGACACCATAAGCAATATACAGGATGGTTCAAACAGTTTTCAAaggagttttgaaaaatatgtaaaatgaaAGTTTCGCATTTCCAAAACTACTAGACTTCAAATGTACACAAAATTGTCATTCATTTGCTCTCTAATGATCTAACTAACCTTAAGAAccacaacaaaaatttaaatttatatggaaTTTATAAGCCTACCTGGCACCCCTGTTTGCAGTTTTCACCATTTGTGGAATATACTCCCCATTGCTGTCATATGTGTCACTGCAAAGTTGCAGCCTGCTCCTGATGTGATTTGAAGATTGCCTcacaatttcttgaaatttattattctcaAATCTTGGAAGTTTTCTACTTAATTTGgcggtttttttatttagggaCTTATTCAGCTGTAACTCTGGGTCTTTTCCAACTTTTGGAGTTTGTGCCACACTTCGTTGGGCATCAGCTACAGCTTTTAAAAGCAAGGTTTTATTAGGTTGCACCACATAACTTGGTATGACGCGAGGTTTGATTTTTATGGCGCTCTGCACGTCTCTCACCACCAATTTTTGCTCCTCTTCATCGCTTTTGTTGGCGGGAGGTGGTTTTTTTACTACAGCAACCTTTGACTGAACTCCCAATCGGTTCAAAATGcccttaaatattttgtttgatAAGAGTGGACACTGTTAAGTTTATTACTGTTATTACCTCCTTTTTTGCATCTTTATCTCTGTCAGAAGCTCTATCATTAATCTCCAAAGGACTCCTGTCTCTAATGTGACTGATATTTCTTTCCCCCAATCTTCCATATCTCTCAGATTGTTCCCTTTCCCTAGTCAGGCTTCTATGATTAATGTAAAGACATCTTACAAGGACATATAAACAATAACTACCTGCCAAATCTATCCCCTGGGTGTCTGTATCTTGACCGTGACCTCTCAGTGCTACTAAAATGTTTACCCAATCTATCCAAAATTGAACGTCTCTTATTTGGATCTTGTCCAATAGGAGACCTCTTCCTCAGTTTATCTTTTTCTGTAGACCTTTCCCTATTATCTCTATCAAATCTTGGTTTCTCTGAGggttttatgttattttcaaaGATGATTCTTTTGTGTTTAGGTTTCGGACCCACTAGACCTGTCTGTTAATAATgactaatgaaaattaaactttcaacTTACTTTCTCTTTCTGGTGTATAAGAGACATAATCATTTTCAGCAGACTTTCTTGCATCTGCctcattcaaaatttcattttccaaaaccTTTATAAATCTTTCATTAGAAATCTTGTTTGCTTCATTCACTAAAACAACCACAAAAATGCTTATTAAAGCTGAAAATACACAActaatttaccattttctaaCTTCAATTCAACATTGCTGCTCTCCTCGTCACTTTCAACCAAAAGCCCAAGGCGACTTTTAACATTCCTAATTTTCTTCTCAATGTCCTGAAGCTCTTGCTCATTTACACTGTCTGCAACCTCTGAGAGTAAGGGAATGTCAAAATTATcttctgaaataaaatcatttcaaccttatgatttttttaatttcttacttCAGTTTTTTACCAATAGGTACATTTGACAGATTTTCCCTATCAACAGTGATTTTTCTAGTTGCAGCTAGGTTATTCACAAGAGGAAGATTATCAGTCAATGAATTACTTTCTTCACTATTACCCGACTCCCTCTTTACTTTCTTATGAGACTTTTCCCTCTTCAATTTCAGACTGCTCTTATCATCTGGCAATTCATTACTCTTCCTTTTGATGGCTTTCTTATATATATCAGGGTTAGTAACAGTCActtctttcagttttttcagCACAATGTGTAACCAGTTAACAAAAGTGGAAGTTTTTGTTGACAAAAACAGATTTAAGTCCTCATTCATCTGTGATTTGGTCCTTCGGTTAGCTACCATCACCATAATGTAATCTGGGAGTTCATCATctgaaatttaagttttaagactttttatATGAAGCTGATATTGCAATTTCCTGTTGGGTCACAGTAGTTTTTGTAGACACACTGTACATATCAAtgtattttgaattgaaaagtttttattgtgaaattatgtttttatttgttaccTATATATGGTTGATATGGCCATCTAAGAAAAGGTGTCTCTTAATGTGCCAAGACACTAAATCCTTATTTAAAACACATCAGCATATATTATatactattaaaaattataatacacTCTACTAGAAAAATATGCATCTCATTGATATGTATTTAAGAGGGCTCCCTGAAAACTCCTAGTAGTGTCATACAGATATGTATGAGATGACTTAAAATGTTAAGGTTGTGtttaaacattaaaacatTTACTAATATATTTACATACCAACATAGCATTCCAATTCCGTCAACTTGGCCTTAATGGCACTCTGCAAGGATTAAAAAGatcaaaattgaattcttGATTTATATAATGCATAATGCAAAACATGATGTATAAGAATAGCatagaaagttaaaaatatataagatttttatgtgttttattatgtaaatGTTATGCGGTGCATAAgccctatatatatatatatatatatatatatatatatatatatatatatatatatatatatatatatataaccaTAAACTCATCCTTTTATGTTCTATACTATCTTATACATGCTATAAAACCaactttagaaaatatatttcaaaattgcgGAAAGGTAAAGGAGATCTAATCAAAAAAAGCCTACCCTCATTTTCTGCCCTACTTCGGCTCCAATACTCTCCATATCGGGTACGTAAGAGGAATACTTCtaggaaataaaattagtaCATATTTCATCCAGAAATTggtgttttgtttttaattaattaagaaatacaATTGACAACGTCAGAGCTGACATTTCTAAGTTATTTCGCTCAGCCTGGACGCAGTGTTTCTTTATTAAACTCTCTTGATATAACAAAGacagatttattaaaaaacgaGAGATTATACTGTAAAATGACTAAacctcatttttatttttataaggtTATATATGTGGTGACGTAATTGATTTCCGACGTATGATCAGTGTTACCAATCAGTATTTGGCATGTCCAGAATTGCAACATAACCTAGTTcctatttctaaaaaaaaccCAAATATCTCATCAttattttatggattttgGTTAAGAATTTGTGgcttattgaattttcgttCAAAGGAAATTAACAGAAATATGTCTACAATAAGCGGTATATTTATAAGACGTGTTACctagcaattttttaaataacacgATGGCAAAGAATGACAATAAATAGATGcaataaaatggttttgtGTTGTAGGTAGTTCTTTAATGCGGCTTgttcgatttattttaataaaaatattatgttgCTCTATTCATTTGACCGTTATTTACTGTTTCATAACCAATGGTCTTGAGAATTAACATATTGTGAAGAGGCATTCCTCAATTACTGAAATTTGTCACAAATCAAAGAAGTGATGAATTTCCAGACCCACATCTTCACTCTAGAGACAGTAACTAATACACAAGCTGACCTTCCAATAAACAATTCTAATTGTTGAGTATGGATGAGAGAAACGTTACTTTATAATTCATGATCTTATCACATTTGTAGCTCATAATCATGTCTTGTTGGTTTAAGGCACgaaaattaatgtattttattacttattagAATTGTGGATTTTCTTGAAGTGAAAATGATTATACATTTTGGAATTAAAACTTCCTTACCAAGGTTAGGATGTTGTTTTTATAAGTACAGTCGGTgcagaaagtattcgtacagaacgcaaaattataaaaacgatCGATTTTATGCTATAAAGGACATCTTTACAAGACAAAAAGGAACATATAGAGGTTCATTTAtattattcacaaatatttttaaaagaaaaagtaagtttaataattttattatttaaataaatataggaAACTACAAAATAATCACGAATTCAGACGCAATAAGTATTCGTACACAtgtcaaaaacgaaatttaaagtaacaaaTACGACTCTAATAAcagttttagtattttgtaGGATAACCTCTTGACTTTATAATTGCCTCTAACCTTCTGGGCatagaattaactaaatttcttgtaaaattttccggAATTTTGTTCCACTCTTCTAAAAGTGCAACTTTTAATCTCTCCCTTGATTGAATTGGgtggtttctaatttttttttccaagtaaCTCCAAAAATGTTCGATGGAATTAATATCTGGCCACTGAGGaggagttttcaaatattttggggTGTTATAAAGGATCCAGAGCCTGGTATTTATAACAGTGTGCttaggatcattgtcttggcTAAAGATATAGTTATCCTTAATTCTCATTTTTGTTGCACTTTGTAGAAGGtgggtttttaaaatgtgaatatATACCATTTGGTTCATAATAccatcaataaaatgaagCGATCCTACTCCTGAAGCGCTCATACAGCCCCAAACCAAAACAGATCCTCCACCATACTTCACTGTcggttgtaaattttctttattaaacgcagttcctttttttcttcatacctTAAAATGCCGTTTGTtgccaaaaacttcaaatttactttcatcagtaAATATGACTCGATTTCAGTAAGATAGTGGGGTGGTAAGATGTCTTCTAGCGAATTCTAATCGCTTCTTACTATTGAtctcattaataaaatattttttacgagcaACTCTGCCTTGATAGCcttgttttttcaaacaattcctCACAGTACTAGCAGAAACAAGTGTATTGTTGTATGTCTTTAGTTCTGTAGCAATTTTTTCCGTACTTATTCGAGGATTCTCTTTAACTTTCCTCGCAATAATGCGTCTTAGAtgttcagttaatttttttggacgtCCAACACGAGgtttattcttggaagttttgcGCTCACAATATCTGTGTATAATCGTTTGTATAGTAGATCTTGGCCTATTTACTATTCTACCAATTTCCGCTAAAGATTTGCAttcattatgtaattttaacaatcaACTGTCGCACTTCTTCCGATGTTTCATTACTTTTACGTCCCATGATCCTAAGAAGCtttcaaaatgttatgtaccattgtaaaaaaaaattattttattacctttaatattcaactttttcaattttactaaatttaaaatgtgtatgtGTTAAGTCACGGTGAAGATGCAACTACATGCTATGTACGAATACTTTATGCGAGTCTATTCCGGtcgattttttgttcttggtgtaattttcttagaaatactcttgtttatgttttttttttcttgatatcGTAATATAATAATGTGAAACAATGTGTATGATCAATTTGGCAaagtaaattaacattaaaatcattgaaatttatctatttataaaatattatctgttgtacgaatactttctgcACCGACTGTATATTGTCTATTTTCTGCATCACCATTCTATTTCCATTTAGCTGTTACATTCGTAAAAGTTAACCAAAAATAGGGAAATTCTTTCAAAGATTAAAACCACAGTATTATAGATGTTTTTAAACTCATCCACAAGAAAAACTCCCTAACTGTTATAAAGTATTTGAAATAGTAACATTAATGCAAGTAGCGTTGGTTTCAGTATGATAGGtctttgaaactcattttGCATTTGTTAATTCCTTTGTTATATTCGTCCAGTTTATCCATTATactgatttatttatgaaCCTAAGTATTATTCACATAAAACAACTATTTTAAGTACGCTtctcatattattttttggtgATAAAGCACAGAATAATCACTGTCAGTATTGTTATCCAAAAATCAACTGGAGCCTTTTGAAAAGGGTTCTCAAAGTTATGGATTCATAAATACATACGTTACGATTTTCCACTAAGAGTAAACCATAAATGCGGGAATGTTTTAGGCATATCACTAtgtgcaaatttattgttaaatttagcCCAAATTAGAATTTCGAcaataattacattaaaaatcaatGTAAAAAAGGGTTTGTTATTCCTCTTGACAATCAGCTGATTACAATTTGATGGACGTTTCGTCACATCGACTCTTAAGTTTCACGGGACGTCAATTTCAACCGtgttatgtaaaaattttagtttatatttTCGAAAGAAAATCTCTCGATACTGATTAATTTCATGTAGTTTGagcatgaataaaaatttcagttattttctCCTGAAACAAGTATATTTACCCTTGTCAAAATCATTTCATAACTCGAGGTAGGAGTCGCGAACGGGGGTCTTTCCTGTAGAGGGATACCCACCTTAAAGACTATTTTCATACATATTGTTGCCAAGTTTTCTGTAAAATATgtcttattttatatttaagttgcaacttaaaaaatcattatgaGACCTTGAAAGTGCAAAGAAGCTGTTCACAGAAGGAAATTAGAGATTCATTTATTAAACTCTCAAAGGAGGTATAAAGATCTATATTCAGAACAgtacataaaaaaactttatgcTTTTTTATAGCACCATCCTGATGTGAATAAAAGCCCGGAAGCACATAAAGAGTTTCTGAAAGTACAGGAAGCATACAATATTTTGTGTAAACCAGAGTCTCGTGCTAATTATGATTTAGGCTTGACTAACCCAGGAAGTGGTGTAATTTATGAAAGTACCAACTCATATTATCCCTTTGGGACCAAATATAATGCTTACCAAAGAAGGCATGGAGCAAAGTAAGGGTTAACTTAGCACTTTGATTACATTTGTGAATGAATGAGAAAAATGCAGTATTGGACCTGTCACCTTAGTGAAGTCCAAAATCTATAGGGGTGATCTTATTGAGCAGTAAAAATGATTGTCTCAAGACTTGCATTTTGTTATGTATAAAATTGGGATATTGTGCCACTCCATGTATCTGGGTTCTCAGCAATGCCCATCACACTTTAATGTCATTAGAAGTGATGGTGAAGGTTGGTTGGTGAGCCGTCATCTTCATATTATTCCAGAAACCATACCTGCTGGGCAACTGGTCTAACTATGTGTTGCCTAGTCTGCTACATACCATGGGCCATGGACCAAGGAACGGTCACTTAGTCATCAATATCAGTGCACTCTgagtttcaataaattgtGGGTCACTATTCCAGGGTGTAATCTAGCTGAATGATCTGTTTCCTTGTTATCCAAGACAAGAAGGAagccaaatttcaaaagttatcaatttaattctttttttttatgctaTAGAACCGGTTTGGATTATATTTCCCCAAATGTTCCTATAGAAGTTATGAaaacttatgaaaaaaaagatcTTTGACCAACTCTTTTCTTTTAGAACTAtattattgctttttatttttgttttcacctCACACACCAAGTTCCAATTCTAAAAGTTCAATTAAATTCACCGCATCGTACTTAAAAACTGTCATttcgtaaattattatttgaaattggtAACAACTCAAATGAAGAGACTCTTTCTTGACCATATGATGGAACAATCAACGATACTGATAGTCCGAAGGTGTTGGTACATGTATCATTGCAGTCGCCAACATGTCAGGGAACAATAACCTTACTTTAGTTATTACcaacttttaataatatttgtgTAGTTTTCCCTCTTTCAATACCGATTAATCATCTTCTCTAGAATCCTCAGTAAGAAACTTGCGAATTTTATAGGTCTAAATGACTTTAATTGAGAAGATGAGAGTAATGAGTGTGTATGTGAGTGTAATGAGTTATCTCACAGAGTACAGAACATCTTTCCGAGGTTCTAACTACCCGTTTATACTCACATTGGACAGTATGAAAAGCTTTCCAATGCCTATCTTTTTCAGAAACAGATGTACTGTTTTGTGATGTTTTTCTAAGGTGGTGTTCCAATATGGATTTCGGTTAATGTTGTTACTTTTTACAAAGATCTCCATTTGGTGATTCGGctctttttaatgttaaaggaaaatttttgatgcatGTGACTTCTATCTCGAATAAGATGTGGCTTTTCGATGTCGGTCTgatacttattatttttttatatttcctaTTTTAGTCCCTGGGATGACCCGTCATTTTATTACAACCGAGACAAGTCAAAAGACGATCTCAATAGGCCTTACTATGGAATTAAGGGATTGAAGAAACAGTCGAATGGGAGAGTGGCACTTTTCATTGTACTTATTGCTAGTATTGCTTTTTCCATTCAAATGGTAATTATAAGGTAATTTAGTATAAATCATGTTTTAAGGCTTGTATTGCCATACAAGAATTTTGTAGGCACA
This portion of the Euwallacea fornicatus isolate EFF26 chromosome 13, ASM4011564v1, whole genome shotgun sequence genome encodes:
- the Nab2 gene encoding zinc finger CCCH domain-containing protein 14 isoform X4; amino-acid sequence: MESIGAEVGQKMRSAIKAKLTELECYVDDELPDYIMVMVANRRTKSQMNEDLNLFLSTKTSTFVNWLHIVLKKLKEVTVTNPDIYKKAIKRKSNELPDDKSSLKLKREKSHKKVKRESGNSEESNSLTDNLPLVNNLAATRKITVDRENLSNVPIEDNFDIPLLSEVADSVNEQELQDIEKKIRNVKSRLGLLVESDEESSNVELKLENVNEANKISNERFIKVLENEILNEADARKSAENDYVSYTPEREMGPKPKHKRIIFENNIKPSEKPRFDRDNRERSTEKDKLRKRSPIGQDPNKRRSILDRLGKHFSSTERSRSRYRHPGDRFGRSLTREREQSERYGRLGERNISHIRDRSPLEINDRASDRDKDAKKEGILNRLGVQSKVAVVKKPPPANKSDEEEQKLVVRDVQSAIKIKPRVIPSYVVQPNKTLLLKAVADAQRSVAQTPKVGKDPELQLNKSLNKKTAKLSRKLPRFENNKFQEIVRQSSNHIRSRLQLCSDTYDSNGEYIPQMVKTANRGARDVPNYVPSSKGNSKNETEAKENSSEGVTREEKQQFIITLDGADKLGFQRALPSTSRHDNDAKKRGPSPIIFDKVERTGSKKASSRRDIPDKLPIVRAPLSIKNKERCKYWPTCRHGDKCEFVHPAENCQMFPQCSYGDKCLFLHPNCKFGPSCTKRDCVYNHVSKSAISGPKILISSVGQTCKFYPNCTSLSCQFYHPKPCKYGLFCKNMGTCAFSHVEAVKGKSLSCWTAK